One genomic region from Flavobacteriales bacterium encodes:
- a CDS encoding UDP-N-acetylmuramoyl-L-alanyl-D-glutamate--2,6-diaminopimelate ligase: protein MMMLKEILYKAGIRDVLGSTDVVISGVAFDSRKAETYGLFVALRGEQTDGHHYIDQAIENGAIAVVCEQFPEHTRKEVTYILVTNSHTALGYIAANFYGNPSSKLKLVGVTGTNGKTTIASLLFKLFNKLGHKAGLLSTISYRIGNNEIPATHTTPDALRINIMLQQMVEEGCTHCFMEVSSHAVEQGRIAGLTFTGGIFTNLTHDHLDYHGSFDAYLKAKKKFFDGLPSTAFALVNKDDPNGEVMLQNCKAVRKTYALHQMADFRCRVLDNQFTGLHLSLDDVECWSRLIGSFNAYNLLAIYGTAILLNEEKMTVLTELSNIGPVDGRFQHIRAGNITGIVDYAHTPDALKNVLETISDIRTGNESVITVVGCGGDRDKGKRPLMAAIACEKSDKVILTSDNPRSENPAEILKDMEAGIPGEYARKSLTIPDRGEAIKAACALANSGDIILIAGKGHEKYQEIQGVKHPFDDLAVLQTHFDLMHDRT, encoded by the coding sequence ATGATGATGTTGAAGGAGATATTGTACAAAGCAGGTATCAGGGACGTCCTGGGGTCAACAGATGTGGTGATCTCCGGCGTTGCTTTCGACTCACGAAAGGCAGAGACCTATGGCTTGTTCGTAGCCCTTCGCGGTGAACAAACCGATGGACACCACTACATCGATCAGGCGATTGAGAATGGCGCCATTGCAGTGGTATGTGAACAATTTCCGGAACATACCAGAAAAGAGGTCACATATATCCTGGTAACCAACAGCCATACAGCACTCGGATATATCGCCGCCAATTTCTACGGCAACCCCTCATCAAAATTGAAGCTCGTAGGTGTAACAGGCACCAACGGAAAGACCACCATAGCCTCATTGCTTTTCAAGCTGTTCAATAAACTCGGACATAAGGCGGGACTGCTTTCAACCATCAGCTATCGCATCGGCAACAACGAGATTCCAGCCACACACACCACACCCGATGCACTACGCATCAACATTATGCTACAGCAAATGGTGGAAGAAGGTTGCACGCACTGCTTCATGGAGGTTAGTTCGCATGCGGTTGAGCAAGGTCGCATTGCCGGACTCACATTTACCGGTGGCATCTTCACCAACCTGACACACGACCATCTTGATTACCACGGTAGTTTTGATGCCTACCTGAAAGCCAAAAAGAAATTCTTCGACGGCCTGCCATCCACCGCCTTTGCACTGGTCAACAAGGATGATCCAAATGGAGAAGTGATGCTGCAAAATTGCAAAGCGGTTCGCAAGACATATGCGCTGCATCAAATGGCCGACTTCCGCTGTCGCGTGCTGGACAATCAATTTACCGGCCTGCATCTGTCCCTGGATGATGTCGAATGCTGGAGCCGCCTCATTGGCAGTTTTAATGCCTACAATCTGCTGGCGATATACGGAACGGCCATCCTATTGAATGAAGAGAAGATGACGGTTCTCACTGAGCTAAGCAACATCGGACCAGTGGATGGTAGATTCCAGCACATCCGCGCAGGAAATATCACCGGTATTGTAGACTATGCCCATACACCCGATGCCCTTAAGAATGTTCTCGAAACCATAAGTGATATCCGAACCGGCAACGAATCCGTGATCACGGTGGTGGGTTGCGGGGGTGACCGCGACAAGGGTAAACGTCCACTGATGGCTGCTATCGCCTGTGAGAAAAGTGACAAGGTGATTCTCACTTCCGACAACCCGAGAAGTGAGAATCCAGCGGAAATCCTGAAAGATATGGAGGCAGGAATACCAGGAGAATATGCACGCAAAAGCCTGACGATACCAGACAGAGGAGAAGCCATCAAAGCGGCATGTGCCCTGGCGAATAGCGGGGACATCATCCTTATTGCCGGAAAAGGGCATGAAAAATATCAGGAGATACAGGGGGTGAAACATCCGTTCGACGACCTGGCCGTACTGC